In the genome of Actinomadura graeca, one region contains:
- a CDS encoding acyl-CoA dehydrogenase family protein, with protein MEFSLTEEQEQIRGAAAGFLKGRFQRCAAREGSAVQPGDARTEWKAMVQQGWTGLAVPERHGGAGGGLLETCLLIEELGAHQLVTPLLSTAVCAGPAIGRFGTPEQCERWLPAIAEGQVFAYARAAAGGGWGREGSQVRSAEVEDGFVLRGTAWFVPHAAVAEEFLVVTQTGAADELTVLMVAADAEGIECSPLDVVGNEPQYRLRFADVRVPRSRVLGEPGAGTGIVEFIDDRGAAATCVEMAGGARRVLEMSVEYATIREQFGRPIGAFQAVQHLCADMAVDVLGSRLIAYEAVCALDAGSGDPLTVASAKAWVSEAYQRVCARGHQVHGAIGYTAEHDLHFYLRHAVAGSLSFGDADFHGERVSCALGL; from the coding sequence GTGGAGTTCTCGCTGACGGAGGAACAGGAGCAGATCCGCGGCGCCGCGGCCGGGTTCCTGAAGGGCAGGTTCCAGCGTTGCGCGGCCCGGGAGGGGAGCGCGGTGCAGCCGGGCGACGCCCGCACGGAGTGGAAGGCCATGGTCCAGCAGGGGTGGACGGGGCTGGCCGTGCCGGAGCGCCATGGCGGCGCCGGCGGCGGCCTGCTGGAGACGTGCCTGCTGATCGAGGAGCTCGGCGCGCACCAGCTGGTCACGCCCTTGCTGTCGACCGCGGTGTGCGCCGGGCCGGCGATCGGGCGGTTCGGCACACCGGAGCAGTGCGAACGCTGGCTTCCGGCGATCGCCGAAGGGCAGGTCTTCGCCTACGCGCGCGCGGCGGCCGGCGGCGGCTGGGGGCGTGAGGGGTCGCAGGTGCGGTCCGCCGAGGTCGAGGACGGCTTCGTCCTGCGCGGCACCGCGTGGTTCGTGCCGCACGCGGCGGTGGCCGAGGAGTTCCTGGTCGTCACGCAGACGGGCGCGGCCGACGAGCTGACGGTCCTCATGGTCGCGGCCGACGCGGAGGGCATCGAGTGCTCCCCGCTCGACGTCGTCGGGAACGAGCCGCAGTACCGGCTGCGGTTCGCGGACGTCCGGGTGCCGAGGTCGCGGGTCCTCGGGGAGCCGGGGGCCGGTACGGGGATCGTCGAGTTCATCGATGACCGCGGGGCCGCCGCGACCTGCGTGGAGATGGCCGGAGGCGCCCGCCGGGTGCTGGAGATGAGCGTGGAGTACGCGACGATCCGCGAGCAGTTCGGCCGTCCGATCGGGGCGTTCCAGGCCGTCCAGCACCTGTGCGCGGACATGGCCGTCGATGTGCTCGGCTCCCGGTTGATCGCCTACGAGGCGGTGTGCGCCCTGGACGCCGGGTCCGGTGACCCGCTGACCGTGGCGTCGGCGAAGGCGTGGGTCAGCGAGGCCTATCAGCGGGTCTGCGCGCGTGGCCATCAGGTGCACGGTGCCATCGGCTACACCGCGGAACACGACCTGCACTTCTATCTGCGCCACGCCGTGGCGGGTTCGCTGTCCTTCGGCGACGCCGATTTCCATGGCGAGCGGGTGTCGTGCGCGCTCGGCCTGTAG
- a CDS encoding DUF3050 domain-containing protein, which yields MRMSRYDWGTANPGVDQLKAAVEPARQRVISHPMYRSLDELPTVVTFMEHHAFAVWDFMSLLKALQAQLTCVQIPWVPQGPTGSRRLINDIVLVEESDELGGGFISHFELYLDAMAQAGADTTPIDAFLTQLRDGEPVLTALKKAGAPEAAAEFVATTWGFIEGSPLHCQAAAFAFGREDLIPDMFDQVAVLNQQLGDRLSIFVDYLRRHIQVDAEEHTPMAMQMLADICGDDTAKWDECRETIETAFAARIKLWDGILAQVRPGSRSQADLVT from the coding sequence ATGCGCATGTCCCGATACGATTGGGGAACGGCCAACCCCGGCGTCGATCAGCTCAAGGCAGCTGTGGAGCCGGCCAGGCAGCGGGTGATCAGCCACCCGATGTACCGTTCCCTCGACGAACTGCCCACGGTCGTCACGTTCATGGAGCACCACGCCTTCGCGGTATGGGACTTCATGTCCCTGCTCAAGGCACTCCAGGCACAACTCACCTGTGTGCAGATCCCCTGGGTGCCGCAGGGCCCGACCGGAAGCCGGCGCTTGATCAACGATATCGTCCTCGTCGAGGAAAGCGACGAATTAGGCGGCGGCTTCATCAGCCACTTCGAGCTCTACCTCGACGCCATGGCCCAGGCCGGGGCCGACACCACGCCGATCGACGCGTTCCTCACGCAGCTGCGCGACGGCGAACCCGTCCTGACCGCCCTCAAGAAGGCCGGGGCGCCGGAGGCCGCGGCCGAGTTCGTCGCCACCACCTGGGGCTTCATCGAAGGGAGCCCTCTGCACTGCCAGGCGGCGGCCTTCGCCTTCGGGCGCGAGGACCTCATCCCCGACATGTTCGACCAGGTCGCGGTGCTGAACCAGCAGCTCGGCGACCGCCTCTCGATCTTCGTCGACTACCTTCGGCGGCACATCCAGGTCGACGCCGAGGAACACACGCCCATGGCCATGCAGATGCTCGCCGACATCTGCGGCGATGACACCGCCAAATGGGATGAATGCCGCGAGACCATCGAGACCGCGTTCGCGGCGCGGATCAAGCTCTGGGACGGCATTCTCGCCCAGGTCCGCCCGGGTTCCCGAAGCCAAGCCGATCTGGTGACGTAG
- a CDS encoding acyl-CoA dehydrogenase family protein — MDWADTEDEAALRADIRAFIHERFPAGYVPDPDAENSLEPEDVLGYEWTSDRVAPDPARRAAAAAWAAALAERGWISPRLPAEYGGAGFTARQELILQEELMRAEVPTVNSIGALLLAPTMLEHGTSEQCSRYLPGIADGTVTWAQGFSEPDSGSDLASLRTSATRQGDEYVVNGQKVWTSLAQYADRLFVLVRTDPDAYRHRGLTMLLIDTRAPGVTIRPITDIRGSQPFNEMYFDDVRVPVADRLGAENGGWAVAMTALGYERAGIGATIKYQTVLSRLVGYLKERSADPGSRGTSGALRREIADRYVETRVLHNLARYTVDQQSAGRTPGYEASASLLFGAELNQRLARTGMSAFGQSAGLWQREGAPLDALFAHLRLDSISATFIGGASDIQRQIIAYRWLGLPRS, encoded by the coding sequence GTGGACTGGGCCGACACCGAGGACGAGGCCGCGTTGCGGGCCGACATCCGGGCGTTCATCCACGAACGGTTTCCCGCCGGGTACGTGCCCGACCCGGACGCCGAGAACAGCCTCGAACCCGAGGACGTCCTGGGCTACGAGTGGACGTCCGACCGCGTCGCCCCCGACCCGGCGCGGCGGGCGGCCGCCGCGGCCTGGGCGGCGGCGCTGGCCGAACGCGGGTGGATCTCGCCGCGGCTGCCCGCCGAGTACGGCGGCGCCGGCTTCACCGCGCGGCAGGAGCTCATCCTCCAAGAGGAGCTGATGCGGGCCGAGGTGCCCACGGTCAACAGCATCGGCGCGCTGCTGCTCGCGCCCACCATGCTGGAGCACGGGACGTCCGAGCAGTGCTCCCGGTACCTGCCCGGCATCGCCGACGGGACGGTGACCTGGGCGCAGGGGTTCTCGGAGCCGGACTCCGGCTCCGACCTCGCCTCGCTCCGCACGTCGGCGACGCGGCAGGGCGACGAGTACGTCGTCAACGGCCAGAAGGTGTGGACGTCGCTGGCGCAGTACGCGGACCGGCTGTTCGTCCTGGTGCGGACGGACCCGGACGCCTACCGGCACCGGGGCCTCACGATGCTGCTGATCGACACCCGGGCACCGGGCGTCACGATCCGCCCGATCACCGACATCCGCGGCTCCCAGCCGTTCAACGAGATGTACTTCGACGACGTGCGGGTGCCGGTCGCCGACCGGCTCGGCGCGGAGAACGGCGGCTGGGCGGTCGCGATGACGGCGCTGGGCTACGAACGCGCCGGGATCGGGGCGACGATCAAATACCAGACGGTGCTCTCCCGTCTGGTGGGGTACCTCAAGGAACGGTCGGCCGATCCCGGTTCGCGAGGAACGTCCGGCGCGCTCCGGCGGGAGATCGCCGACAGGTACGTCGAGACGCGGGTGCTGCACAACCTCGCCCGCTACACGGTGGACCAGCAGTCCGCCGGCCGGACGCCGGGCTACGAGGCGTCCGCGAGCCTGCTGTTCGGCGCCGAGCTGAACCAGCGGCTGGCGCGCACCGGCATGTCGGCCTTCGGGCAGTCCGCCGGCCTGTGGCAGCGGGAGGGCGCCCCGCTCGACGCCCTGTTCGCGCATCTCCGGCTGGATTCGATCTCGGCGACGTTCATCGGGGGGGCGTCGGACATTCAGCGTCAGATCATTGCGTACCGCTGGCTCGGGCTGCCGCGATCCTGA